A window from Vigna angularis cultivar LongXiaoDou No.4 chromosome 7, ASM1680809v1, whole genome shotgun sequence encodes these proteins:
- the LOC108337526 gene encoding probable carbohydrate esterase At4g34215: protein MDLNLMCVLLGFMWVMEGVRGGLGAVSRDIFVLAGQSNMAGRGGVVGGKWDGKVPAECGPSPWVWRLSAELEWEEAREPLHADIDVTKTCGVGPGMAFANEVLRGGGGPVGLVPCAVGGTKIGEWSRGSRLYDELVKRVKRAMGLGRIRGLLWYQGESDTVREKDSESYKDKMERLIVDLRLDLELPSLLVIQVALASGEGKFVENVRRAQMEMKMANVECVDAKGLSLNADKLHLTTTAQVHLGIKLAHAYLNSTTYRNQIHPTQSYQPRYAFFPTS from the exons ATGGATTTGAATTTGATGTGTGTTTTATTAGGGTTTATGTGGGTTATGGAAGGTGTGCGGGGTGGGTTAGGGGCAGTTTCGAGGGACATTTTTGTGCTGGCGGGACAGAGCAACATGGCTGGACGAGGTGGCGTTGTTGGGGGGAAATGGGACGGGAAAGTGCCGGCGGAGTGCGGGCCAAGCCCATGGGTTTGGCGGCTGAGTGCGGAGCTGGAGTGGGAGGAGGCCCGGGAGCCTCTGCATGCGGACATTGATGTGACGAAGACGTGTGGGGTTGGGCCTGGGATGGCGTTTGCGAACGAGGTTCTGAGAGGTGGTGGTGGGCCTGTGGGCCTGGTGCCTTGCGCGGTGGGTGGGACGAAGATCGGAGAGTGGAGTCGTGGGTCGCGGCTGTATGATGAGTTGGTGAAACGTGTGAAGCGTGCGATGGGTTTGGGCCGGATCCGTGGTCTGCTTTGGTATCAGGGAGAGAGTGACACGGTAAGAGAAAAAGACAGTGAGTCATACAAAGATAAGATGGAGAGGTTGATTGTGGACCTTCGATTAGATCTTGAACTCCCATCTCTTCTGGTTATCCAG GTAGCACTGGCATCAGGGGAGGGAAAGTTTGTAGAGAATGTGAGGCGTGCTCAAATGGAGATGAAAATGGCGAATGTTGAATGTGTGGATGCTAAGGGACTGAGTCTAAACGCGGATAAACTTCACCTAACCACTACGGCTCAGGTTCATTTGGGCATTAAGTTAGCACATGCCTATCTTAATTCCACCACCTACCGTAACCAAATTCATCCTACACAATCTTATCAGCCTCGCTATGCATTTTTTCCTACTTCCTAA
- the LOC108337346 gene encoding cyclin-D3-1, protein MSHHYPKPLLDTLFCLEDNIHLEEEKQREEDDYIGTTSKPNSSDVVLSEQDLFWDTQELSSLLAKENLNSLSISLPNNPSLASSRGEAVDWILKLNLHHSFSTLTALLAVNYLDRFLFTLRFQNDKPWLTQLVAVACLSLAAKVEETHVPLFVDLQVGESKYLFEAKTVKRMEILVLSTLGWKMNPVTPLSFLDYITRKLGLKGHLCLEFLRRCETVLLSVFAESRFMSFLPSVLATATTLRVVSVVEPGLGEEYQDQLLGILGIDKEKVKECYKVMMEIVSGKSEEGKRGNLKKRKFECIQCSRNDVMEGSFSCDSSCDSWELGASLKKSRSQDQLLLKHSNSDFLTIPR, encoded by the exons ATGTCTCACCATTACCCAAAACCCCTTCTAGACACCCTATTCTGCTTAGAGGACAACATTCATTTGgaggaagaaaaacaaagagaagaagatgattACATCGGCACAACCTCAAAACCGAACTCCTCCGATGTGGTCCTTTCAGAACAAGACCTCTTCTGGGACACCCAGGAGCTCTCTTCTCTTCTCGCCAAAGAAAACCTTAACAGCCTTTCCATCTCTCTCCCAAACAACCCTTCTCTGGCTTCTTCTCGCGGAGAAGCCGTGGACTGGATTCTCAAACTGAATCTTCACCATTCCTTTTCTACCCTCACAGCACTTCTCGCAGTTAACTACCTCGACAGGTTCCTCTTCACCCTCAGATTCCAGAACGACAAGCCGTGGCTCACGCAACTCGTTGCAGTGGCGTGCCTCTCTCTTGCAGCCAAAGTTGAAGAGACCCACGTGCCCCTTTTCGTGGACCTCCAA GTGGGGGAGAGTAAGTACCTTTTTGAAGCGAAAACGGTTAAGAGAATGGAAATCTTGGTCCTTTCCACACTCGGATGGAAGATGAACCCGGTAACACCTCTCTCGTTCCTTGATTACATCACGAGAAAACTCGGCTTAAAGGGTCATCTCTGCTTGGAGTTTCTCAGAAGATGTGAAACCGTTCTTCTCTCTGTCTTTGCAG AGTCGAGATTTATGAGTTTTCTTCCTTCTGTGTTGGCAACTGCGACGACGTTGCGCGTGGTGAGTGTTGTGGAGCCTGGTTTGGGAGAGGAATACCAAGATCAGCTCTTGGGTATTCTCGGAATCGACAAG GAGAAGGTGAAAGAATGCTACAAGGTGATGATGGAGATTGTGTCAGGGAAGAGTGAAGAGGGTAAAAGAGGGAATTTGAAGAAAAGGAAGTTTGAGTGCATTCAGTGTAGCCGAAACGACGTGATGGAAGGGTCGTTTAGCTGTGATAGTTCGTGTGATTCTTGGGAGTTAGGTGCGTCATTGAAGAAAAGTAGGAGCCAAGATCAGCTTCTATTGAAGCATTCAAACTCAGATTTTCTCACCATTCCTCGCTAG
- the LOC108336256 gene encoding probable isoaspartyl peptidase/L-asparaginase 2 codes for MGGWAIAVHGGAGVDPNLPLERQEEAKQLLTRCLNLGISSLRSNVPAIDVVELVVRELETDPLFNSGRGSALTEKGTVEMEASIMDGPKRRCGAVSGLTTVKNPISLARLVMDKSPHSYIAFSGAEEFARQQGVEVVDNEYFVTPDNVGMLKLAKEANTILFDYRIPNSGYETCGSGVESPLQMNGLPISVYAPETVGCVVVDREGRCAAATSTGGLMNKMTGRIGDSPLIGAGTYACELCGVSCTGEGEAIIRGTLAREVAAVMEYKNLKLHDAVDFVIKHRLDEGKAGLIAVSNTGEVACGFNCNGMFRACATEDGFMEVAIWE; via the exons atgggagGTTGGGCAATTGCTGTGCATGGTGGCGCCGGTGTGGACCCTAATCTCCCACTCGAGCGCCAGGAAGAGGCGAAACAACTTCTCACTCGCTGTCTCAATCTTGGAATCTCTTCTCTGCGTTCCAATGTTCCCGCCATCGATGTTGTCGAACTTGTG GTGAGGGAGTTGGAAACGGATCCGCTCTTCAATTCGGGCCGTGGATCTGCCCTGACGGAAAAAGGAACGGTAGAGATGGAGGCTAGCATCATGGATGGGCCGAAACGGCGCTGCGGTGCCGTTTCGGGTCTTACGACCGTGAAGAACCCCATTTCGCTGGCTCGTTTAGTTATGGACAAATCCCCACATTCATACATCGCCTTCTCTGGCGCTGAAGAATTCGCCAGGCAACAG GGGGTGGAGGTTGTGGACAACGAATACTTTGTCACACCTGACAATGTGGGCATGCTGAAGCTGGCAAAGGAAGCCAACACAATCCTG TTTGATTACCGAATTCCGAACTCGGGATACGAGACATGTGGATCCGGTGTGGAGAGTCCACTGCAGATGAATGGACTCCCGATAAGCGTGTACGCGCCGGAGACCGTTGGCTGCGTAGTGGTGGACCGGGAGGGGCGGTGTGCGGCGGCGACGTCAACCGGTGGACTGATGAACAAAATGACCGGTCGAATCGGTGACTCGCCGCTGATCGGCGCTGGGACCTACGCTTGCGAGTTGTGTGGGGTTTCGTGCACGGGTGAGGGCGAGGCCATCATACGTGGCACTCTGGCGCGTGAGGTGGCAGCGGTGATGGAATACAAAAACTTGAAGCTTCATGATGCCGTTGATTTTGTGATCAAGCACCGTCTCGATGAAGGAAAAGCTGGGCTCATTGCAGTTTCCAACACCGGAGAAGTGGCTTGTGGGTTCAATTGCAATGGCATGTTCAGGGCTTGTGCCACTGAAGATGGTTTCATGGAGGTTGCAATTTGGGAATAA